ACCATGGGGAACAAGCACAATGGCAAAGGTATGATCACGGTGCACGCCCAGCAGTACATTTGGATAAACGGTGATGTACTCTGCCGCCGTGTCCCATTTCGCGTCTAAACCCTCAAAATCGGGAAAGACTGTGCCATCTTCGTCCTTAAGCTGGCGGTAGACCCATGTGCCCTGCCCAGAGAACCTGCCCGTAGCTTCAATGTGATAGTGATCTTCGAGCCGTGAATAGGTGTTCAGCGCCGGATGCACCCAGGGCAGATGATAGCTTTCGCAATAATTCTCGACCGCCAGTTTCCAGTTGCAGTTCACCTCAAGGGTGAAACGACTGTCTGCACCGCCATGAAACAGGGGTTTGTCAAATTCCGCCCATCGGGCCATCAGATCGGCATGGGCATCCTCAAAAGGCGGGGCGGTGCCGGAGATATTGATATAGACAACATCCATCCAGATATGGCTGCGCACCTCGATCAGCCCCAGCAGATCACGGTCAATTCCTTCATGTGTGTTCTGTCCCGGACCACCGATATGCGGGGTGCTGACCAAACGCCCATCGGTGGCATAGCACCAGCTGTGATAGGGACAACGGATCGCCCCCTCAATCTTGCGCGGGGCATCGATCAGGATCATCCCGCGGTGCCGACAGATGTTCTGGAAGACGCGCACCTGACCTTGCTTGTCGCGCAGCATCAGCAGTGGCATTTCCAGAAAGGTCAACGGCAC
This DNA window, taken from Sulfitobacter pacificus, encodes the following:
- a CDS encoding aromatic ring-hydroxylating oxygenase subunit alpha produces the protein MSHPVSDLSKVRQPIAQANGLPNAHYTDATVFAEERQAVLFDQWAGLGVGADVPDIGDAVPLTFLEMPLLMLRDKQGQVRVFQNICRHRGMILIDAPRKIEGAIRCPYHSWCYATDGRLVSTPHIGGPGQNTHEGIDRDLLGLIEVRSHIWMDVVYINISGTAPPFEDAHADLMARWAEFDKPLFHGGADSRFTLEVNCNWKLAVENYCESYHLPWVHPALNTYSRLEDHYHIEATGRFSGQGTWVYRQLKDEDGTVFPDFEGLDAKWDTAAEYITVYPNVLLGVHRDHTFAIVLVPHGPDRTVEHIHLYYAAEKTPDALRQRNTEQWKEVFAEDVFVVEGMQRGRHAAGFDGGRFSPVMDGPTHMFHDWVASRLEQHRSAGAADDPAHVAE